A stretch of the Elephas maximus indicus isolate mEleMax1 chromosome 3, mEleMax1 primary haplotype, whole genome shotgun sequence genome encodes the following:
- the LOC126072071 gene encoding olfactory receptor 7E24-like produces MEPQNLTDVSEFLLLGLSEDPELQPLLFGLFLSMYLITVTGNLLIILAVTSDSHLHTPMYFFLSNLSLADIGFVSTTVPKALVNIQTGSKSITYGGCLIQMTFFYLFGCLDDLLLTVMAYDRFVAICHPLHYTVIMNPRLCGLLVLVSFFFSLLDSQLHISMVSQLTFCTDVEIPHFFCDPPQLFSLACSDTSISIILVYCIGVIFGGVPFSGILFSYSQIVSSILKVSSSGGKYKAFSTCASHLSVVCLFYGTGFAVYLSSAVSSSPRKCAVSSVMYTVVTPMLNPFIYSLRNRDIKRALLRLLNKTA; encoded by the coding sequence ATGGAGCCACAGAATCTAACAGATGTCTCAGAATTCCTCCTCTTGGGCCTCTCTGAGGATCcagaactgcagcccctcctctttgggctgttcctgtccatgtacctgaTCACTGTGACTgggaacctgctcatcatcctggcgGTCACCTCTGACTCTCatctccacactcccatgtacttcttcctctccaacctgtccttgGCTGACATTGGTTTCGTTTCTACCACAGTACCAAAGGCGCTAGTGAACATTCAGACAGGGAGCAAATCCATCACCTATGGGGGCTGCCTGATACAAATGACCTTTTTTTACCTCTTTGGATGTCTGGACGATCTGCTTCTCACTGTGATGGCTTATGAccggtttgtggccatctgtcaccctctgcactacacagtcatcatgaaccccCGCCTCTGTGGCTTGCTAGTTTTAGTGTCTTTTTTCTTCAGCCTTTTGGACTCCCAGCTGCACATTTCAATGGTGTCACAACTTACTTTCTGCACAGATGTGGAAAtccctcatttcttctgtgaccctCCGCAACTCTTTAGCCTTGCATGTTCTGACACTTCCATCAGTATCATATTAGTGTATTGTATTGGTGTCATCTTTGGTGGTGTTCCATTCTCAGGGATCCTTTTCTCTTACAGTCAAATCGTTTCCTCCATTCTGAAAGTCTCATCTTCAGGTGGGAAGTataaagccttttccacctgtgcCTCTCACCTGTCAGTCgtttgcttattttatggaaCAGGTTTTGCAGTGTACCTCAGTTCAGCTGTCTCATCTTCTCCCAGGAAGTGTGCAGTGTcctcagtgatgtacactgtggtcacccccatgctgaaccccttcatctacagcctgaggaacagggacaTCAAGAGGGCACTGCTGAGACTCCTTAACAAAACAGCCTAA